A section of the Clostridium omnivorum genome encodes:
- a CDS encoding HPr family phosphocarrier protein — MVSREVLVKNSTGLHARPATLLVKKASSFKSDISIEFNGKKANVKSLIGVLSLGVTKNSNIKVMASGDDENLALEEVVKLIESIQE; from the coding sequence GTGGTTTCAAGAGAAGTATTAGTAAAAAATTCAACAGGTTTACATGCAAGACCTGCTACTTTATTAGTAAAAAAAGCATCTTCTTTTAAATCAGACATTAGCATAGAATTTAATGGCAAAAAGGCTAATGTTAAAAGTTTGATAGGAGTACTATCTTTAGGTGTAACTAAAAACTCAAATATAAAGGTAATGGCTTCAGGTGATGACGAAAACTTGGCACTAGAAGAAGTTGTAAAATTAATAGAATCTATACAAGAATAA
- a CDS encoding tyrosine recombinase XerC yields the protein MNYEIDEIVDPTIPKYLNDFLNYLGTIKGKSSNTISGYRIDLTMFFRFLKLYKGFVDSKAPFEEIDISDIDEPFLISIKLADIYAFLSFAENQRSNGSYARARKVAAVRSFFKYLCGKAKILDDNPAIELESPKISKRNPVYLTLDESKSLLSIIEGKNKERDLCIITLFLNCGLRLSELVGINISKIKDDTLTVIGKGNKERTVYLNKSCIKVIDNYLSVRNLLKVEYEDKDALFISRNNRRINKRTVELLVKKYVNKAGLTNEKYSPHKLRHTAATLMYKHGNVDIRSLQKILGHENLSTTQIYTHVDDEKLRKAVSLNPLNELNE from the coding sequence ATGAATTACGAAATAGATGAAATTGTAGATCCTACTATACCCAAATATTTAAATGACTTTTTAAATTACTTAGGTACTATTAAAGGAAAATCTTCGAATACAATCTCTGGATATAGAATTGATTTAACAATGTTCTTTAGATTTTTGAAGCTTTACAAAGGCTTTGTGGACAGTAAAGCCCCCTTTGAAGAAATTGATATTTCTGATATAGATGAACCCTTTTTAATAAGTATAAAACTAGCTGACATATATGCTTTTCTCTCCTTTGCTGAAAATCAAAGAAGTAATGGCAGCTATGCTAGAGCTAGAAAAGTTGCAGCAGTAAGATCGTTTTTCAAGTATTTGTGTGGGAAAGCTAAAATTCTTGATGATAATCCAGCTATAGAACTAGAATCCCCTAAAATAAGTAAAAGGAATCCAGTATATCTTACTCTAGATGAAAGTAAGTCTCTTTTAAGTATTATTGAAGGCAAAAATAAAGAAAGAGATCTTTGCATAATAACTCTATTTCTTAACTGTGGATTAAGGCTCTCAGAATTGGTGGGTATTAATATATCTAAAATTAAGGATGATACTTTAACTGTAATTGGTAAAGGTAATAAAGAAAGAACTGTGTATTTAAATAAGAGCTGCATTAAAGTAATTGATAACTATCTCTCTGTGAGAAATTTACTTAAAGTAGAATATGAAGACAAAGATGCTCTTTTTATAAGTAGAAATAATAGAAGGATTAATAAGCGAACTGTTGAACTTTTGGTGAAAAAGTATGTAAATAAAGCTGGTTTAACCAATGAAAAATATTCCCCTCATAAATTAAGGCATACTGCAGCAACATTAATGTATAAGCATGGCAATGTGGACATAAGAAGCCTGCAAAAAATTCTTGGACATGAGAATCTTTCTACTACTCAAATATATACACATGTTGATGATGAAAAACTAAGAAAAGCAGTTAGCTTGAATCCGTTAAATGAATTAAATGAGTAA
- the lexA gene encoding transcriptional repressor LexA, with product MVIEGKRDKQTEIYEFLKRYILDKGYPPTVREICEAVDLRSTSTVHGHLSRLAKKGLIRRDPTKPRAIELIKDNLTKKEIVDIPIVGKITAGLPILAVENIEDTFSLPLNYVRNKNDLFMLNVSGESMIEAGILDGDLAIIEKASTAENGEIVVALIDNEATLKRFFKEKDYIRLQPENSSMKPIIVKDCQILGILVGIYRSY from the coding sequence ATGGTGATTGAAGGTAAACGTGATAAGCAAACGGAAATATATGAATTTTTAAAAAGATATATATTAGACAAAGGATATCCTCCTACTGTAAGAGAAATATGTGAAGCTGTTGATTTAAGATCTACATCTACAGTTCATGGTCACCTTTCTAGATTGGCTAAAAAAGGTCTTATAAGAAGAGACCCTACAAAACCAAGGGCTATTGAATTAATTAAAGATAATTTAACTAAAAAGGAAATTGTTGATATTCCTATAGTTGGAAAGATTACTGCTGGCCTTCCAATTCTTGCAGTAGAGAATATTGAAGATACTTTCTCCCTTCCTTTAAATTATGTTAGAAATAAAAATGATCTTTTTATGCTTAATGTATCTGGAGAAAGCATGATCGAAGCAGGTATATTAGATGGGGATTTAGCAATAATAGAAAAAGCTAGTACAGCTGAAAATGGTGAAATAGTTGTAGCACTTATTGATAATGAAGCAACTCTAAAGAGATTTTTTAAAGAAAAGGATTATATAAGATTACAACCTGAAAACAGCAGCATGAAGCCTATTATAGTAAAGGATTGTCAAATCCTTGGCATACTAGTTGGAATTTATAGAAGTTATTAA
- a CDS encoding DUF378 domain-containing protein has protein sequence MYKLNILDKISFILVIIGAINWALVGLFNLDLVSVIFGSPIPMIGRIVYIIIGAAGINMIYFIVKTRRNK, from the coding sequence GTGTACAAACTAAACATACTGGACAAAATTTCATTCATACTTGTTATTATAGGAGCTATAAATTGGGCGCTTGTTGGATTATTCAACTTAGACTTAGTATCTGTGATTTTTGGATCACCAATACCGATGATTGGTAGAATTGTTTATATAATTATCGGAGCTGCAGGAATAAATATGATTTATTTTATTGTTAAAACAAGAAGAAACAAATAG
- the purB gene encoding adenylosuccinate lyase produces the protein MRDYYNNPLNTRYASKEMSYLFSEDMKFTTWRKLWVTLAECEKELGLNITELQINQLKEHIEDINYDVAEKRERETRHDVMSHVYAYGVQCPDAKGIIHLGATSCYVGDNTDLIIMRDALNIIRKKIINIIYALSKFSMKYKDMPTLGFTHLQPAQLTTVGKRATLWIQDLLIDLENLNFVIDSMKFRGVKGTTGTQASFMELFNEDEELVKKLDKMVTKKMGFKESFDVTGQTYPRKVDSIVLNTLSEVAQSAYKFSNDIRILQNMKEIEEPFEKNQIGSSAMAYKRNPMRSERISALSRHVIVNSLNPAITAGTQWFERTLDDSANKRIAVAEAFLALDGVLNLYLNISENLVVYDKVIAAHVQNELPFMATENILMEAVKRGGDRQELHEKIRLHSMEAGKRVKEQGLNNDLIERIINDSTFNMTKEEILNTLDPQKFIGRAPGQVIDLIENKIKPLLDGNKDLLGLNVEIKL, from the coding sequence ATGAGAGATTATTACAACAACCCATTAAATACTAGATATGCATCAAAGGAAATGTCCTATTTGTTTTCAGAGGATATGAAATTCACAACGTGGAGAAAGCTTTGGGTTACTTTAGCAGAATGCGAGAAAGAGTTAGGACTTAATATTACAGAACTGCAAATTAATCAACTAAAGGAACACATAGAAGATATAAATTATGATGTTGCAGAAAAAAGAGAACGAGAAACTAGACATGATGTAATGAGCCATGTTTATGCATACGGTGTACAATGCCCTGATGCTAAAGGGATAATACATTTGGGAGCTACAAGCTGTTATGTAGGCGATAACACTGATCTAATCATAATGAGAGATGCTCTAAATATTATAAGAAAGAAGATTATAAATATAATATATGCATTATCAAAGTTCTCAATGAAATATAAGGATATGCCAACTTTAGGATTTACTCATTTACAGCCAGCACAACTAACTACAGTCGGAAAGAGAGCTACCCTTTGGATTCAAGATCTACTTATAGATTTAGAAAACTTAAATTTTGTTATTGATAGCATGAAGTTTAGAGGGGTTAAAGGTACAACTGGAACACAAGCTAGCTTTATGGAGTTGTTTAATGAAGATGAAGAGTTGGTAAAAAAGTTAGATAAAATGGTAACCAAAAAAATGGGTTTTAAAGAAAGCTTTGATGTTACAGGTCAAACATATCCGAGAAAAGTCGATTCTATAGTATTAAATACTTTATCTGAGGTTGCTCAAAGTGCTTATAAGTTTAGTAATGACATTAGAATACTGCAGAATATGAAAGAAATCGAAGAGCCATTCGAAAAGAATCAAATAGGGTCTTCTGCTATGGCCTATAAGAGAAATCCTATGAGAAGTGAAAGAATCAGTGCGCTAAGCAGACATGTAATAGTTAATTCTTTAAATCCAGCTATAACAGCAGGTACACAATGGTTTGAGAGAACTCTTGATGACTCTGCTAATAAAAGAATTGCTGTTGCTGAAGCTTTTTTAGCCTTAGACGGAGTATTAAACTTATATTTAAATATAAGTGAAAATCTTGTTGTTTACGATAAGGTAATTGCAGCTCATGTCCAAAATGAACTTCCTTTTATGGCTACAGAGAATATACTAATGGAAGCTGTAAAACGTGGTGGAGACAGACAGGAGTTACATGAAAAAATAAGATTACACTCAATGGAGGCAGGAAAGAGAGTTAAAGAACAAGGCTTAAACAACGATTTAATAGAAAGAATTATCAATGATAGCACATTCAATATGACAAAAGAAGAAATTTTAAATACTTTAGATCCTCAAAAATTCATAGGTAGAGCACCTGGTCAGGTTATAGATTTGATTGAGAATAAAATAAAGCCATTATTAGATGGAAATAAGGATTTACTTGGTCTAAATGTAGAAATTAAGTTATAA